The following nucleotide sequence is from Ensifer adhaerens.
CGGCGGCTTCTACAGCCAAGCGGACGTGAGGGCGATCGTCGCGCAGGCGACGGCGCTGCATGTCGATGTCGTGCCGGAGATCGATATCCCTGGCCATAGCACGGCGACCTTGGTGGCGCTGCCGGATCTGACAGACGGTCAGGAGGCCCCGGAGAGCTACCATTCGGTTCAGGGCTATCCCAATAACGCGCTCAACCCGGCCGTTGCCTTTACCTACGAGTTTCTGGAGAAGGTCCTCGACGAAATGGTCGAGCTTTTCCCGAGCGCCTACATCCATATCGGCGGCGACGAAGTGGCGAACGGTTCTTGGCTCGCTTCGCCGCTGGCCAAGAAGCTGATGGAGCAGGAGGGCATCTCCGGCACCTTCGCGCTGCAGTCCTATTTCCTGAAGCGGGTGAAGCAGATGTTGACGGCGCGTGGCCGCAAGCTCGCCGGCTGGAACGAAGTGGCGCATGGCGGCGGTGTCTCGACCGAAGATACGCTGCTGATGGCCTGGGAGCGGCCGGAGGTCGGCATCGAGCTCGCCCGCGAAGGCTATGACGTGGTGATGACCCCCGGCCAGGCCTATTACCTCGACATGGCGCAGGCCGATGCCTGGCAGGAGCCAGGTGCAAGCTGGGCCGGCACGGCGACACCCGCCCACACCTACGGCTACGAGGCCGAGGGCGAATTCCCGGACGAGCTGAAGGCCCGCCTCAGAGGCGTGCAGGCGTGCATCTGGTCCGAGCATTATCTTTCGCGCGGCTACTTCAACCGGCTCGTCTTCCCGCGGCTTCCGGCGATCGCCGAGGCGGCATGGACACCGAAGTCGGCGAAGGACTGGCTGCGCTTTGCGGCCATCGCGCCGCTCAGCCCGAACCTCTGAGAGGAACGCTCATGCGCATCGCCGTTGGTGGCATCCATACCGAATGCAGCACCTATTCGCCTGTTCTGATGACAGAGGAAGATTTTCGCGTTCTGCGCGGCCAAACGCTGCTGGACGCCGAGTACTTCAGTTTCATGAAGGCCGAGGGTGTCGAGCATCTGCCGCTTTTGCATGCCCGCGCCGTGCCCGGCGGCCCCGTGTCGCGCCCAACCTACGACGCCTTCAAGGCCGAGTTCCTCGAAATGCTGCGTGACGCGCTGCCGATCGACGGGCTTTATCTCGCCATGCATGGCGCCATCAAGGTCGACGGGATGGACGACGCCGAAGGCGACTGGATCTCCGCCGCCCGCGCTGTCGTCGGTCCCAATTGCCCGGTGGCGGCGAGCTACGACCTGCATGGCAATGTCAGCCAGGAGATCATCGACCAGCTCGATATTTTTGCCGCCTACCGCACCGCGCCGCATATCGATACGCCGGAGACCATGACCCGTGCCTGGTCGATGCTGGTATCTGCGCTGAGAGACGGGACGCGCCCGGGCATCGCCTGGGCACCGGTCCCGGTCCTGCTTCCCGGCGAATGCACCTCGACCGAGGACGAGCCGGCAAAGTCGCTCTACGTGCAACTGCCCGAGATCGATAAGCGGCCGGGCGTTCTCGATGCCAACCTGATGGTGGGCTACGTCTGGGCCGACGAGCCGCGGGCGACCGCCTGTGCGGTCGTAACGGCCACCGACAGGGCGGCGGCCAAACGGGCAGCGGAAGAGATTGCCGCGGGCTACTGGTCGGAACGTCGAAACTTCCGCTTCGGTCCGGTCACCGGACCGCTCAACGAAATGCTGGATATCGCCGAGCGGGCGACGACGACGCCGATCATTCTTGCGGACTCCGGCGACAACCCGACCGGCGGCGGCGTTGGTGATCGCGCAGACGTGCTGAAGGCGCTGCTCGCCCGCGGCTGGCGGGGCGCGTTGATCGCCGGCATCACGGACCTGCCGGCGGTCGAAGCCTGCTTTGCCGCTGGGGTCGGCGAAACGTTGATGCTCAAGATCGGCGGCAGCCTCGATCCGGCAAGCCCCCGTGCGGAGATGCTGGCCGAGGTCGTCACGCTGGATGATCCCGGGCCTGCGAAAGAGCGGCAGGCGGTGGTGCGGGTCGGCGCGATCGATGTCGTTATCGCGGCACGGCGCAGGCCCTACCACAACATCGAGGACTTCCGGCGGCTGGGCCTCGACCCTGAGGCGGTGCGGCTGCTCGTCGTCAAATCGGGCTACCTGTCGCCCGAACTGGCGCCGATCGCCAACCCCAACCTGATGGCCCTGACTGAAGGGGTCGTCAATCAGGACATCCAAGGGCTCGCGAGCCTCCGCCGTCAGCGGCCGGCCTACCCCTTCGATCAGGACTTTTCCTTTGAACCCGTCGCCCGCTTTTCGGCGCGTTGGTCGAGCGGCGCCTGAGACATGCTTCGCACATTTCCTACCCGAGTTTCGGGTAGGGGCTTCCCTCAAAGCACCGCGCGTCGTTCGACGCGCATGGGCGCTGAAACGCCTTAGCCTTCCGCATAACACCGTCCTTAAATCGATCACAATTTAAGCGATTGTGCGATATCCTCCACCCGCTTCGCGGACACATTCTAGCATGACCTCCACCATTCTCAGCGCCATGCGCAACCCGGCCATGCGGATCAGCATGCTGGCAATCTTCCTGTTCGGGTTTGCCGGTGCGGCCACCTCGCCCTACCAGTCCGTCGTCGGCATCAACGAGCTGGGGCTCAGCGATGCCGTCTATTCGCTGCTGATCCTGCTTGCCTCGACGGTGAACGTCATCGTCAGTGTTTCGATCGGCATTCTGGCCGATCGCGTCGGCAACTACCGGCTGCTGATGTCGACGGCGATCTTTTTCGGCGTTGTCGGCTACGGCATCGTCTATGTGCTCCCGCATCAGATGAGCTTCGTCGTTAGCGTCTTGTTGCTGTTGCCGATCTACGGCGCGGTCTACACGCTGCTCTTTGCCAATGTGCGCAGCATCGCCCG
It contains:
- a CDS encoding M81 family metallopeptidase, giving the protein MRIAVGGIHTECSTYSPVLMTEEDFRVLRGQTLLDAEYFSFMKAEGVEHLPLLHARAVPGGPVSRPTYDAFKAEFLEMLRDALPIDGLYLAMHGAIKVDGMDDAEGDWISAARAVVGPNCPVAASYDLHGNVSQEIIDQLDIFAAYRTAPHIDTPETMTRAWSMLVSALRDGTRPGIAWAPVPVLLPGECTSTEDEPAKSLYVQLPEIDKRPGVLDANLMVGYVWADEPRATACAVVTATDRAAAKRAAEEIAAGYWSERRNFRFGPVTGPLNEMLDIAERATTTPIILADSGDNPTGGGVGDRADVLKALLARGWRGALIAGITDLPAVEACFAAGVGETLMLKIGGSLDPASPRAEMLAEVVTLDDPGPAKERQAVVRVGAIDVVIAARRRPYHNIEDFRRLGLDPEAVRLLVVKSGYLSPELAPIANPNLMALTEGVVNQDIQGLASLRRQRPAYPFDQDFSFEPVARFSARWSSGA